The Bacteroidota bacterium sequence GGTCGAAGAGATATTTGATAGCAGATCTTCGGCAGCACGTTTATCTATTTCAACGGCATATATTTTTTTTACATTTTCTACAATATATTTGGTAAGAGCACCTTGTCCCGGTCCGATTTCAACTACCACATCATCTTTTGTTAAATTTAAGCTTTCAACAATTTTGCGTGATATGTTTTCATCGATTAAGAAATTTTGTCCGAGCGATTTCTTCGGTTTAATAACAATTTTACTCGTATTAATAACGCGGTTTGGCATTCAATCAGGGTTTCCTGAATAATTTTTTAATAGCATCTTCTCCTTTTTTCTTCAATTCTTCAATTCCCTTTTGCTTTAAAGTATCTTCTAACTTTTTAACTTCTTCACCTATCTTTTCTTTTAACTCGTCTTTTCGTTTTTCAATTTCCTGTCGTGCAGCATCTTCCAACTGTCGCTTCTGTTCTTTAGTATTCAAACTAACTACAGGTTTCGTTAAGCTTCCACCGACTAAAAGGGGAAGCAAAAACCTTCCATCTTTATCTTTGAATACATTAACTAATTGGTTCACCGTTCCGCCCACTTTTAATTTTTCGGAAAGAGCTGCGGGGAGTTTCAAACCGATGTCATACGCCAAACTTCCATCGAAAGCTTGATAGCCTTTCATACTGATATCTGAATTCAATGCCGATATTTTTAAATCTTGTAGATTAATCCTGCCATCTGAAATATCGAAATTGTTCGACCAGTTTTTAAAATCAATTTGTCGCAACTCATCGAGGCCTGTAAACTCGGCAATTTTTTGCATAACCGGGTAGCCGGTCAGCTTGCCGTCGAAGATTTGCACCTTGCCTTCTCCCGATAGAGTTTGAGGCGTCAAACCGAGTGTATCGTCGAGTTGCCCTTTTATCGTTGTATTCATCGTAAGCTTGCCAAAAATATTTTTCCCGAATGACGTGAAATTACTTAAGAGCGTATTCCCTTCAACTCCCGCAATATCCAACTGCAAATTAAAAGGTTTACCATCGTGTTTTCGCATATCTATCGTTCCTTTTGTAATAATACTTCCGGCAAAAGCGTTAAGCGACAATCCTTGCAGGTTCACAACGCCATCGACGATGCTGAGCGAACCGCGAACATCGGTAAAATCAAATTTCTCCATCACTAATTTCCCGATGCTCACATTGGCATTTATATCTATGTTCGGGAATAAAATCGGTTCAGCTTTTTTACCCGCTGCCCGTTCAACCTCTTTTTGTTCAGTCCCCATAATATCTGCGGTAAAAAACTGTTTAGAGTTCAACGTAATTAATGCAGATGGCTTCCCCGCTTCGGCTTTTTCCATCATCATCGCTAAATAATTTTTCAAAGTAAACGCAATTTTCATATCCGAGTTGCCAATATCCATATCCAATTGTTTCGATTCAATGATCTGATTATTGATATTGATTGTGCCGTTTAAATTTTTAATAGGATTTGCGGAAACAGCAGTTGCAATTGCCACATTTTGAAATTCCATCTTTCCTTCTGCTTTAATACTTGTGGGTAGTTTCACTTTCCCGTTCAACGAAATATTTGACCGGATTAAACCCGCAAGCTCTGTCCCCTTTTCCAAGGGATAGAAATCTTTGATTTCAGATAAGTTCAAAACACCGTTAATATTGCTGCTGATTACAGGATTATCAAAATCAACGACATTTAATTTACCACTCACTGTATTGGCTCCCAATTTCAGAGAAAATTTTTCGACATTTAGTTTCCTGATTTTTTGCGACCGCTCGAAATTTCCGTCAACATTAATATCTGTAATCGACTTAGGTAATTGTGTATATTTTACGGTTCCGTTTTCGAGTAAAAACTTCCCGGCAACAGACGGCTGAATCGTATCGCTCACTTCCCCTTTTACGGTCATCAAAAAACTGAACTTGCCAGTGCTCGAAATTCCTTCGGCAGCTTTCAAAAACTCTTTCGGTACAATCGAAAGCAGTTGCTTCAATTCAGTATTCTTTGAGTATATTTCAAAATCTACTATGGGTGTCGTCTGTGTGTTCGTGATTACCCCTTTTCCAAAAAATTGGATTTCATTTATTCCTACATTCACAGAATCAAACCGCAATTCATCTTTTTCAGATAGATAAGTAAGCTGCTGGTAACTTCGTATCGGAAGATTCTCAACAAGGTTACTTTTAACAGTGCCAAAACTGAATTTTTCGATTTTTATCTCATTCGTTACACCGACTTCCTCACCGGTTAACGATTCGGCACGTGTCTTTTGATTATAACCTGTTATTGTAACACGATTGTCATCTTTTTTATTTATGTAATCAAGTTTGCCATCTATAATTTGGAGATTTGATAACAGAATTGATGCACCGTGGAATCCTTTAACTTCAACTTTAACATCGGCGCTTTTAAGAGTATCAGTTCCTTCTTTCGATGAACCATAATTAGTAATTCCCGCTTCGTTCGTTTCTATATATAATGTAGGACGTTTAATTATTACTTCGTTCACCTCCAAACGGTTTTTGAAGAGTGGGAAAATCTGAACATCGAGCAGGAGTTGTTCAAGTGAAACGAATTCCTCTTTTTCGAATTTCAAATCTTTAGGATTGGAGATTTTCAAATTATCAATTTCAATCCCGAAGGTTGGAAATAAGCTTAACGAAATATCCGATATTTCAATACTCCGTTGTGTCGCATCTTCTATTTTTGGAATAACAAAGTTTTTTAATCTATCGCTGGAAAAATAAATTTTTAGAAATACTACTAATCCTACCATCAAACCGACTGGGATAAGTAACACTATTGTCCATAATTTTATTTTACTGCTTACCATTTTAATACCTCATAAATCATCAATTGATATTTTGTTCTCGTGAAAATATAAAGAAATAGCGAGGGAATGTCAATTAATTTCTCCATTTAGTTCATTGATTTTGAGAATAAATAATTGTATCTTGCAACGTAAAAACTTAAAGGAGTATTAATGATAGACGAAAACAAAGAAATTGAAAAAACCGGTGACGGTGCAAATTCTGACGAACAGAAACCACGACCGAAGTATCGACCGCGGTACCAAAATTACCGGAGGCCACGAGCGGACAGCCAATATGAGAGAAGGCAGACGCCTCCCGAACAAAAACCAAATTATTCGATTTCAATTATAATACCTGCATATAATGAAAAAGACTCTCTACGAGAATTATATGAAAAAATTAGACAAACGGTTACACAGCATAATTATAGATACGAAATAATCATTATAGACGACGGCAGCACCGACGATTCGGCAAGGGTTTTGAGAGATTTACGACAACGGGATAATCGAATAAAGGTTATAGTTTTTAGAAGAAATTACGGCAAATCTGCAGCTTTATCGGTTGGTTTTCAGCAAGCAAAGGGAGATATAATTATTTCGATGGATGCCGACCTGCAAGATGACCCGGCAGAAATTCCGAAGTTAATAAATGAAATCAACAAAGGAAAAGATATGGTTTCGGGTTGGAAAAAGAAGCGATACGATCCGATTACTAAAACAATTCCATCCCGGTTTTTTAATTTTGTAACCTCGATACTAACAGGTATCCCGCTGCACGATTTCAATTGCGGATTGAAAGCATACAAGAAAGAAGTGTTAAAAGAAATTAATGTGTATGGCGAATTGCATCGCTTCATTCCTGCTCTTGCCCACTGGCAAGGTTACTCCATCGGAGAAGTTGTAGTGCAGCACCATAAACGCAAATATGGCAAAACTAAATTTGGCGTTGGGCGTTTTTGGAAAGGGTTTTTAGATTTGTTGACCATGCTTTTCACGACGCGTTATATGCAGCGGCCGTTACATCTTTTTGGTTTCTGGGGATTATTATTTACCGGCGCCGGCTTTGCCATTGATGCTTACCTCGTTGTCGAGTGGATATTAGGACTGACCGCACTTAGCAACCGGCCTCTATTTTTAGGAGGCATCTTGCTGATGATTGTAGGAGTTCAATTCATTTCAATCGGCTTAATTGGAGAGATGATTACAAAATCCCGTGAAACGAAAAACGAATACGCTATCAAAGATATCTTTAAGTGATGGGAAAACAGATTAGTCTTAGTAAAATAAAAACTGATTGCCGGCATTTTCGGGGCGACATTCCATGCAAACCGCATAAAATTTTGGGTGTCCATTGTTTCGATAAAAAGGGAAAGGTTTGCCAACATTACGATAAAACGAATGAGAAAATTTTAATCATCAAACTCGGAGCAATCGGCGATGTAATCCGGACAACTCCAATTCTTCACAAACTAAAAAAAATAAAACCGAAAGCTGAAATCTGGTGGTTAACTTATTCACCGGAAATAGTTCCGAGTTTAGTGGATGTGGTGCTGCCGTTTACTGTTCAAAGTATTACTACTTTGCAAGCGGTACATTTTGATATAATATATAACCTCGACAAAGACAAAGAAGCCTCTGCTCTTTGCTTACTGCTCTCCGCTCGTATCAAAAAAGGGTTCTTTTTAAAAAACGGCAAGTGCTCACCAATTAACAAGAATTCTAAACATAAGTTCATTACAGGGCTCTTTGATGATGTGAATAAAGCAAATACGAAAAATTATTTAGAAGAAATTTTTGAGATTGCAGGTTTCAAGTTTAAGGGCGAAGAATATATTTTGGAAAATGGTTTGGATGGATTCAATTGGAAACTTCCGAAAAACAAAATGATTATCGGCTTGAATACCGGATGCGGCGGTCGTTGGACTTCCCGTCTATGGCCCGAAAAATATTGGATTGAACTTTCAAAAAAACTGAAGAAAGCCAGTTATACACCGCTCTTACTCGGCGGTGAACAGGAACACCAGAAGAATTTAAAAATCGCCAAGCAGAGTGGGGCAACTTATTTAGGTAACTTTCCTCTCAGGCAATTCATCGGCGAGGTCAATC is a genomic window containing:
- a CDS encoding AsmA-like C-terminal region-containing protein, whose product is MVSSKIKLWTIVLLIPVGLMVGLVVFLKIYFSSDRLKNFVIPKIEDATQRSIEISDISLSLFPTFGIEIDNLKISNPKDLKFEKEEFVSLEQLLLDVQIFPLFKNRLEVNEVIIKRPTLYIETNEAGITNYGSSKEGTDTLKSADVKVEVKGFHGASILLSNLQIIDGKLDYINKKDDNRVTITGYNQKTRAESLTGEEVGVTNEIKIEKFSFGTVKSNLVENLPIRSYQQLTYLSEKDELRFDSVNVGINEIQFFGKGVITNTQTTPIVDFEIYSKNTELKQLLSIVPKEFLKAAEGISSTGKFSFLMTVKGEVSDTIQPSVAGKFLLENGTVKYTQLPKSITDINVDGNFERSQKIRKLNVEKFSLKLGANTVSGKLNVVDFDNPVISSNINGVLNLSEIKDFYPLEKGTELAGLIRSNISLNGKVKLPTSIKAEGKMEFQNVAIATAVSANPIKNLNGTININNQIIESKQLDMDIGNSDMKIAFTLKNYLAMMMEKAEAGKPSALITLNSKQFFTADIMGTEQKEVERAAGKKAEPILFPNIDINANVSIGKLVMEKFDFTDVRGSLSIVDGVVNLQGLSLNAFAGSIITKGTIDMRKHDGKPFNLQLDIAGVEGNTLLSNFTSFGKNIFGKLTMNTTIKGQLDDTLGLTPQTLSGEGKVQIFDGKLTGYPVMQKIAEFTGLDELRQIDFKNWSNNFDISDGRINLQDLKISALNSDISMKGYQAFDGSLAYDIGLKLPAALSEKLKVGGTVNQLVNVFKDKDGRFLLPLLVGGSLTKPVVSLNTKEQKRQLEDAARQEIEKRKDELKEKIGEEVKKLEDTLKQKGIEELKKKGEDAIKKLFRKP
- a CDS encoding glycosyltransferase family 2 protein, translating into MIDENKEIEKTGDGANSDEQKPRPKYRPRYQNYRRPRADSQYERRQTPPEQKPNYSISIIIPAYNEKDSLRELYEKIRQTVTQHNYRYEIIIIDDGSTDDSARVLRDLRQRDNRIKVIVFRRNYGKSAALSVGFQQAKGDIIISMDADLQDDPAEIPKLINEINKGKDMVSGWKKKRYDPITKTIPSRFFNFVTSILTGIPLHDFNCGLKAYKKEVLKEINVYGELHRFIPALAHWQGYSIGEVVVQHHKRKYGKTKFGVGRFWKGFLDLLTMLFTTRYMQRPLHLFGFWGLLFTGAGFAIDAYLVVEWILGLTALSNRPLFLGGILLMIVGVQFISIGLIGEMITKSRETKNEYAIKDIFK
- a CDS encoding glycosyltransferase family 9 protein, whose product is MGKQISLSKIKTDCRHFRGDIPCKPHKILGVHCFDKKGKVCQHYDKTNEKILIIKLGAIGDVIRTTPILHKLKKIKPKAEIWWLTYSPEIVPSLVDVVLPFTVQSITTLQAVHFDIIYNLDKDKEASALCLLLSARIKKGFFLKNGKCSPINKNSKHKFITGLFDDVNKANTKNYLEEIFEIAGFKFKGEEYILENGLDGFNWKLPKNKMIIGLNTGCGGRWTSRLWPEKYWIELSKKLKKASYTPLLLGGEQEHQKNLKIAKQSGATYLGNFPLRQFIGEVNQCDLVVTGVTMAMHVTIGLKKKIVLFNNIFNRHEFELYGLGKILEPEYDCNCYFSPTCKNNCMQYLKVETVFDTIQKLLKK